In one Lycium barbarum isolate Lr01 chromosome 7, ASM1917538v2, whole genome shotgun sequence genomic region, the following are encoded:
- the LOC132602443 gene encoding uncharacterized protein LOC132602443, which produces MMCGINIWPIGTLMNLRRRVKKKRKAGASQKGGLLHTGGSMNFAGHRRRLQKLNGGEVVPLFEVFEETHEKKKEEEDSTGESWVEPRAKKRYEGFQKSLEHWRQTQPASEDGTAIRPSPVDMTSIWTQVAGGLSKGRVYGLGVLCSSSSPSPLLSNASTIQCFYFTKYGRNGSDAKANCGAEAKV; this is translated from the exons ATGATGTGTGGGATAAATATTTGGCCTATTGGGACACTCATGAATTTAAGAAGAAgagtgaaaaagaaaagaaaggccGGAGCTTCTCAAAAGGGTGGCTTGTTGCACACCGGAGGTTCCATGAATTTCGCGGGCCACCGACGAAGACTG CAAAAGTTAAATGGGGGAGAGGTTGTCCCTCTTTTTGAGGTCTTCGAGGAGACACatgagaagaagaaggaggaggaggacaGTACAGGAGAAAGTTGGGTTGAGCCACGTGCTAAGAAGAGATAT GAAGGATTTCAAAAAAGTTTGGAACATTGGCGTCAGACCCAGCCTGCTTCAGAGGATGGTACCGCAATTCGACCATCGCCCGTGGATATGACTTCAATATGGACACAGGTGGCAGGTGGTCTAAGCAAAGGTAGAGTCTACGGGCTTGGAGTTCTGTGTTCCTCATCTAGTCCTTCGCCATTGTTATCCAATGCTTCTACTATCCAATGCTTCTACTTCACAAAATACGGAAGAAATGGAAGCGATGCAAAGGCAAATTGCGGAGCGGAAGCAAAAGTGTGA